AAACTGACGCTCAATACTAACTCTTTAAATCAAATATATCGCTAATGCTTCGATTAAGTAAAATATAATTTACATTTTTATCTTATCTATATTTTCTTTATTTATATAGTCGAGAAACATACTAAACATATCCATTTTATTTACCATAAATAGAATTATAATCGTTAGTGAATTTTTTTATTCCTTCTTCCGTAACGGGATGATTGAATAATTGATTGAATACTTCATATGTGAGAGCAAGAGAATCCGCACCGGCAAGAATAGATTCTATAGCGTCATTGCAGTTTTTGATACTTGCTGCAATCACAACGGATTTTATATCATAAAAGTCATACATTTTTCTGACCTTTCTGAACAGCTCCATTCCGTCATGACCAATATAATCGACTCTGCTTATAAAAGGACTTATAAAAGGAGAGCCGGCAAGACCCGCCGCAAGAGCCTGCCCTGGGTTACATATAAGCGTAGCGTTGGTTTTTATACCCATAGGAACCAATTTGTTTATAGCCTTTATACCCTTTTTGTTGGCAGGTATTTTTATTACGATATTTTCCGATAAATCATTTAATCTTTTTGCTTCTTCTATTATTTCTTCGGTTTCTGTAGGGATTGCCTCTACGGCAATAGGTCCGTCAAAAAATGAACGGATATCTTTAATTACATCTTCGTACTTTCTTCCTACATTTGCCATTTTGTTCGGATTGGTTGCAATTCCGGCAACTATCCCAGTTTCAACAGCTTCTTCGATTTCTTTCACATTTGCAGTATCAAGAAAAATTCTATAATCCATAATATTTCTCCTTAATTTTTTATTAACTAAATTATATACCTCTGCCATAATTTATTTCAAGTTTATTTTGCGTTATAATTATTTATAAAAGAAAAACAGAAATGCCTAAATAGACATTCCTGTTTATTCCGATTTATTAACTTTTCAAACAAAATTTGCTTATTTATTATACCAAATTTTTCTATATATGACAATGATATATTTGGAAATTTTTACATTAGAGAAGCAGAAGTGAAATTGGCTATTAACACATAATGGATCATATATTTAGAATTTTATCATTTTACTATATAATCTTCTGCTTCTCAGCAACTTATTGCTATCATTATAATATTACTTATGTCACATAAATGCAATATATTTCGGCAATAAAAATAAATTCGTTAGCTCATTCTTACATGTGTTCATATATAGAAACCATATAAAAATAATAAATGCTCAAATACAATGATTTTTAATGATAAACAATATATAATTAAATAGATTTGTCAATATTGTACAATACTATATAAAATTAAAATGATAAATTAAATTGGGTGAAAAAAATGAATGATAGAAAAATTATATTCGATAAAACATTAAACATAGAAGCTTATATTTTCAGCGACGGTACACAAGATTTTCCAAATCATTTTCATGATCATTATGTTATAGGGCTTATAAACAACGGTAATAGGACTCTAACTTACGGGGAAACCAAATATTACATAAAAAGTGATGATATGATATTATTTAATCCTTTTGACAATCATGACTGCAGAAATCAAGACGGTTCATTACTGAAATATATTGCCGTAAATATACCAAAACAAAGTATGGAATATTTAACATATATGATAAAAGATAAAAATACTTTAAAATTCAAATATCCCGTTATAAAAGATATGGGACTTGCAAAACAGTTTGAAAAAGTTCATTACATGATTATGGAAAATGAAAATGAAATGGAAAGAGAAGAACTATTTATTCTTTTTATGGATGAATTAATAGATAAATATTCTAAATACAAAAGCCTGGAAATAAATAACGAAAATAATAAAATTCAAACCATAGAAAATTATATTATAGAAAACTACGATAAAATAATTTCTCTTGATATATTAAGTGAAATATCAGGAATGAATAAATACGCAGTAATACGAAGTTTCACAAAAATAAAAGGAATAACACCTTACAGATATATAGAAACTATCAGGATAAATAAATCAAAAGAGTTATTAAAATACAATAACGACATTGTAGAAGTTGCGCTGAAATTAGGTTTTAATGACCAGAGCCACTTTACAAAGACATTTAAAAAACTTACAGGTTTGACACCCGGAGAATATAAAAATATTTTTAAATAATGGGGGAGAAATGGAGCAAAAAGCAAAAGGACATATATTGGCACTTATAACGATTTTTATTTGGGGAACAACCTTTATCTCAACTAAATTTTACTTAAAACTTTTACGCCAATTGAAATATTATTCTATAGATTTTTACTGGGGTTCATATTTTTAATATTAATGTATCCTAAAATATTAAAATTAGAGAATAAAAAAGAAGAGATATACTTTATATTTGCAGGATTAAGCGGGGTAAGTCTATATTATTTATTTGAAAACACTGCACTTACTTATACATCTGCATCTAATGTAGGGGTACTCGTTTCGGTAGCTCCCTTCTTTACCGCAATTTTATCAAATCTATTTATAAAAAGCGAAAGCCTTCATAAAAATTTTTTTATAGGATTTATAATCGCCATAAGCGGTATTATTTTTATAAGCTTTAAAGATACTGCAAACGTTAGTCTTTCACCTATGGGGGATATTCTGGCATTATTGGCAGCGATGATTTGGGCTGTTTATTCACTGCTGAGCAAAAAGATAAGTGAACTGGGATACAATATAATTCAGTGTACACGAAGGATTTTCTTTTATGGTTTGATATTTATGATAATAATGCTGCCTTTCTTTGATTTTAAATTCGATATATCTTTATTTAATAATTTCACTGTGATATTCAATATATTATTTTTGGGATTCGGAGCGTGTTCCATATGTTTTGTAACTTAGAACACAGCGATAAAGATCCTCGGTACAATAAAGACAAGTGCATATATTTACATAGTTCCCGTAATAACTATAATAACTTCTTTTATAGTACTTAAAGAAAAAATAACATTGAGTATCATTATAGGAACCATATTAGTATTGATAGGATTATTTTTAAGTGAAAGAAAATAAAAAAGAACTTAATAGTAAGTCCTTTTTTATTTTATATAATCATTCATTGATTATTGCTCAAGCTGTTTAGCTAAGAAAATCGAACCTGTCTTTGCAAGTAAACTTCCTTGTTCGATAGGAAGTGCATGCTTATCTTTGCTAAGTAATACTATTGCTCCTATAGGATCTCCGTTAGCCACAATAGGAGAAATAACCTCATATACATGTTCATTTTTTTTATCACTTATAATGTCGTAATCTCCGTTTAAAGATGTTACCAACTGTCTTTTGGATATAACTCTGTCCAGTTCTTTACTGATCCTTTTATCCATTAATTCTTTCTTATCTCCGCTTGAAGCCGCTACGATATTTTCTCTGTCACATATAACACTCGTAACTTTAGCTGAAAGAGATAAGCTGTCTACATATTCCTGAGCAAAATTTGACAGTTCGCCTACCATAGAGTATTTTTTAAGTATAACTTCTCCTTGTGAATCCGTATATATTTCCAAAGGATCTCCCTCTCTGATCCTTAATGTTCTTCTTATTTCTTTTGGTATTACAACTCTACCCAAATCATCTATTCTTCTAACAATTCCAGTTGCTTTCATTAAACTCTCCTTTGATAAAAATTCATTAATACTAGTTTTGCTAAAAATAGAAATTTTATACTTTTTAACCTTAATTAAACAAAAAAACATTTAACCTTTGATTAAATGTTTTTTTGTTTAATTATTTAAAATCTTCTATTTTATGTTTTTGAGTTATTCCATTAACACCATAAAAAATAATTTTAAAAATTTTTTCAATATTTTGTTCATTGTTTTCTATTTGATTATCTGATACTCTAACGGCAAAGTTAAGTGTAGTTTCAATCAAATATACCCAGAATATTTCTGGATCCGCTCCCAGTTTAGGCATTACTTTTTTAACAATCTTTGTAAAAAAGTTAAATGACTTGATCTGACCTTTCATTGTTTCTTCATCATAGTAAGATGACTGTCTGTAATTAAGATAAAATTTAGTATAACTACCATGAGAAATCAAATATTCAAAATATTTATACCACAGTTCTTTTATACCTTTAGGTAAATTAAATCCCCAAAAAGATACTTCTTTTAATGCACTGTCTATTTTATTATCAACGTAATATAAACATTCTCTAAGTAAAGTCTTTTTATTTTTAAAATGATATAAAATAGTACCTTCCGAAATCTTCATTTCATTTGCTACTTTTTTTGTTGTAACATTTTCTAAACCATAATTTGCAACATAATCTATTGTATTTTCCAATATAAGCTGACTGGTAATATATCCTTTTTTCATGAATATACCTTTCCAAATAATAAATATATAAATAATATATATTATTTTTTTATTTTAATCAAATTTTTATTACATAATAAATTATTTTTTGTTATAATTTAAGCATATACTCGAATATTATTAAGTAATCACTTAAAAACCATTGTAATTTCAAACTTATATTGATATAATAACCATATAATTGTTGTTGTATAACAATATATAAAATGGATAATTAATAAATATTCCCTTAGCAAAATTTGATTGTCCATTTTTAATTTATATAGATGATATACCAATATCTATGTAAATATATTA
The DNA window shown above is from Anaerofustis stercorihominis DSM 17244 and carries:
- a CDS encoding transaldolase family protein, which translates into the protein MDYRIFLDTANVKEIEEAVETGIVAGIATNPNKMANVGRKYEDVIKDIRSFFDGPIAVEAIPTETEEIIEEAKRLNDLSENIVIKIPANKKGIKAINKLVPMGIKTNATLICNPGQALAAGLAGSPFISPFISRVDYIGHDGMELFRKVRKMYDFYDIKSVVIAASIKNCNDAIESILAGADSLALTYEVFNQLFNHPVTEEGIKKFTNDYNSIYGK
- a CDS encoding AraC family transcriptional regulator, which codes for MNDRKIIFDKTLNIEAYIFSDGTQDFPNHFHDHYVIGLINNGNRTLTYGETKYYIKSDDMILFNPFDNHDCRNQDGSLLKYIAVNIPKQSMEYLTYMIKDKNTLKFKYPVIKDMGLAKQFEKVHYMIMENENEMEREELFILFMDELIDKYSKYKSLEINNENNKIQTIENYIIENYDKIISLDILSEISGMNKYAVIRSFTKIKGITPYRYIETIRINKSKELLKYNNDIVEVALKLGFNDQSHFTKTFKKLTGLTPGEYKNIFK
- a CDS encoding DMT family transporter; the protein is MFLILMYPKILKLENKKEEIYFIFAGLSGVSLYYLFENTALTYTSASNVGVLVSVAPFFTAILSNLFIKSESLHKNFFIGFIIAISGIIFISFKDTANVSLSPMGDILALLAAMIWAVYSLLSKKISELGYNIIQCTRRIFFYGLIFMIIMLPFFDFKFDISLFNNFTVIFNILFLGFGACSICFVT
- a CDS encoding stage V sporulation T C-terminal domain-containing protein: MKATGIVRRIDDLGRVVIPKEIRRTLRIREGDPLEIYTDSQGEVILKKYSMVGELSNFAQEYVDSLSLSAKVTSVICDRENIVAASSGDKKELMDKRISKELDRVISKRQLVTSLNGDYDIISDKKNEHVYEVISPIVANGDPIGAIVLLSKDKHALPIEQGSLLAKTGSIFLAKQLEQ
- a CDS encoding TetR/AcrR family transcriptional regulator, with protein sequence MKKGYITSQLILENTIDYVANYGLENVTTKKVANEMKISEGTILYHFKNKKTLLRECLYYVDNKIDSALKEVSFWGFNLPKGIKELWYKYFEYLISHGSYTKFYLNYRQSSYYDEETMKGQIKSFNFFTKIVKKVMPKLGADPEIFWVYLIETTLNFAVRVSDNQIENNEQNIEKIFKIIFYGVNGITQKHKIEDFK